The Chloroflexota bacterium genome includes a region encoding these proteins:
- a CDS encoding M48 family metallopeptidase yields MAAEAAAQPSRRAQAAELARIRRRLFLVGTALELLAPWLLWQSGLTGQWWAEHQGMPVWLGLPAQVAVVTLALLVIPLPLSYYRSHVLGRRYGLSTQGVGGWLLDRVKAGLLGLALATVAGSLFYATVWAFPSLWWLVFWLEAVVAIVALTFVAPYVILPIFFKPRPLDDPGVEMMIHELVRKAGTTVAGISRLDFSRRTNEANAAVIGFGRSRRVVLADTLLETFPALEIRAVVAHELGHHVHRDVIWLLVIQVASMLLGLALGALVGEPLLRAFGASDLGDPAAYPLLILGATVYGLLVMPFVNAVSRAIEERADTYGFHLLGEGRAFASAMRRLADQNLAEERPPRWAELLLYTHPPIWRRVERAEAAGRD; encoded by the coding sequence GTGGCTGCCGAGGCTGCCGCCCAGCCGTCGCGCCGCGCCCAGGCCGCTGAGCTTGCCCGGATTCGTCGTCGATTGTTCCTGGTCGGGACGGCGCTGGAGCTGCTGGCTCCCTGGCTGCTCTGGCAGAGCGGTCTCACAGGGCAGTGGTGGGCCGAGCATCAGGGGATGCCCGTGTGGCTCGGACTGCCGGCCCAGGTCGCCGTGGTGACGCTGGCGCTGCTGGTCATCCCGCTGCCGCTCTCGTACTATCGAAGTCACGTCCTCGGGCGCCGCTACGGACTCTCCACCCAGGGCGTGGGCGGCTGGCTGTTGGATCGGGTGAAGGCCGGGCTGCTGGGGCTGGCGCTGGCTACCGTGGCCGGCAGCCTGTTCTACGCGACGGTCTGGGCCTTCCCGAGCCTCTGGTGGCTGGTCTTCTGGCTGGAAGCCGTCGTCGCCATCGTCGCGCTGACGTTCGTCGCGCCCTATGTGATCCTGCCGATCTTCTTCAAGCCGCGCCCGCTCGACGATCCGGGCGTCGAGATGATGATTCACGAGCTGGTGCGGAAAGCTGGCACGACCGTGGCCGGCATCAGCCGGCTGGACTTCAGCCGCCGCACCAATGAGGCGAACGCGGCGGTGATCGGGTTTGGCCGCTCGCGACGGGTCGTCCTGGCCGACACCCTGCTGGAGACCTTTCCCGCCCTGGAGATCCGCGCGGTCGTGGCCCACGAGCTGGGGCACCACGTCCACCGTGACGTGATCTGGCTGCTGGTGATCCAGGTCGCGAGCATGCTGCTCGGGCTGGCGCTCGGTGCGCTGGTGGGCGAGCCGCTGCTGCGCGCCTTCGGCGCGAGCGACCTGGGCGATCCCGCCGCCTATCCGCTGCTGATCCTCGGGGCCACGGTGTATGGTCTGCTCGTGATGCCGTTCGTCAACGCCGTCAGCCGCGCCATTGAGGAGCGCGCCGACACCTACGGCTTCCACCTGCTGGGCGAGGGCCGGGCGTTCGCGTCGGCGATGCGGCGGCTGGCCGATCAGAATCTGGCGGAGGAGCGTCCTCCCCGTTGGGCAGAGCTGTTGCTGTACACCCACCCACCGATCTGGCGGCGCGTCGAGCGCGCGGAGGCAGCCGGCCGTGACTAA
- the ftsH gene encoding ATP-dependent zinc metalloprotease FtsH → MDTKWLRNSFVYLIILVAIIALFFTVFQPGGMDRDNTQMGLNEVAAAVRRGEVKRIDVAEDKLTVEIPGRGKFTSRKERNDTVPDVMSKYGVTPEEWGRVDYRPTEPPQFTNWLGLLVNLLPLIFFGAILLFMMRQAQGSNNQALSFGKSRARMFMGNKPTVTFADVAGVEEPKQELAEVVEFLKYPEKFSALGARIPKGVLLVGPPGTGKTLLSRAVAGEAGVPFFSISGSEFVEMFVGVGASRVRDLFDQAKRNAPCIVFVDEIDAVGRQRGAGLGGSHDEREQTLNQILVEMDGFDTNTNVIVIAATNRPDVLDPALLRPGRFDRQVVLPQPDINGRRAILEVHAKGKPLDKSIRLDTLAKQTPGFSGADLANLINEAAILAARRNKKTIGMLEMEEAIDRVIAGPERRSRIISEREKLVTAYHEGGHAVVGRFLKNHDPVHKISIIARGMMGGYTRYLPVEDRYLWTKSQFEDRLAATLGGHAAEKLVFGEMSTGAENDIEVATNIARKMVKEYGMSDRLGPVALGHKEELVFLGREIGEQKNYSEKVAEAIDEEIRRLIDQAYLEAQRILHEKREVLDRLANVLVQEETIEGDRLERVFIGSDDPGSPVSTNDVPPAPQEPRPESDLPAPQPKPRLIPGTATGS, encoded by the coding sequence ATGGATACGAAGTGGCTGCGCAACAGCTTCGTCTACCTGATCATTCTGGTAGCGATCATTGCGCTCTTCTTCACGGTGTTCCAGCCTGGCGGCATGGACCGTGACAACACGCAGATGGGGCTGAACGAGGTCGCGGCTGCCGTTCGCCGTGGCGAGGTGAAGCGCATCGACGTGGCCGAGGACAAGCTGACCGTCGAGATCCCCGGGCGCGGGAAGTTCACCTCTCGCAAGGAGCGCAACGACACCGTTCCTGACGTGATGTCCAAGTACGGTGTGACGCCAGAGGAGTGGGGACGGGTCGACTATCGGCCGACCGAGCCGCCGCAGTTCACGAACTGGCTGGGTCTGCTGGTAAATCTTCTTCCGCTGATCTTCTTCGGCGCGATCCTCCTGTTCATGATGCGGCAGGCACAGGGCAGCAACAACCAGGCGCTCTCCTTCGGGAAGTCGCGGGCGCGGATGTTCATGGGGAACAAGCCGACCGTGACCTTCGCGGATGTCGCGGGCGTCGAGGAGCCGAAGCAGGAGTTGGCCGAGGTTGTCGAGTTCCTCAAGTACCCCGAGAAGTTCTCGGCGCTGGGCGCGCGCATCCCGAAGGGCGTGTTGCTCGTCGGACCGCCAGGGACGGGCAAGACGCTCCTCTCGCGGGCCGTGGCCGGCGAGGCGGGCGTGCCGTTCTTCAGCATCTCGGGCTCCGAGTTTGTCGAGATGTTCGTCGGCGTGGGCGCATCTCGCGTGCGCGACCTGTTCGACCAGGCGAAGCGCAACGCCCCCTGCATCGTCTTCGTGGACGAGATCGACGCGGTTGGCCGGCAGCGCGGCGCTGGACTCGGCGGCAGCCACGACGAGCGCGAGCAGACGCTCAACCAGATCCTGGTCGAGATGGACGGCTTCGACACGAACACCAACGTGATCGTGATCGCCGCCACCAACCGACCGGACGTGCTGGACCCCGCCCTGCTCCGGCCGGGCCGCTTCGACCGCCAGGTTGTCCTGCCGCAGCCGGACATCAACGGTCGTCGCGCCATCCTCGAAGTGCACGCCAAGGGCAAGCCGCTCGACAAGTCGATTCGGCTGGACACGCTGGCGAAGCAGACGCCGGGCTTCTCGGGCGCGGATCTCGCGAACCTCATCAACGAGGCCGCTATCCTGGCCGCGCGCCGCAACAAGAAGACCATCGGCATGCTGGAGATGGAAGAGGCTATCGACCGCGTTATCGCCGGGCCGGAGCGCCGCAGCCGCATCATCTCCGAGCGCGAGAAGCTGGTCACGGCGTACCACGAGGGTGGGCACGCCGTGGTCGGGCGCTTCCTCAAGAACCACGATCCTGTCCACAAGATCTCGATCATCGCGCGCGGCATGATGGGCGGGTACACCCGCTACCTGCCGGTCGAGGACCGCTACCTCTGGACCAAGTCCCAGTTCGAGGATCGCCTCGCGGCCACCCTGGGCGGGCACGCCGCCGAGAAGCTGGTCTTCGGCGAGATGAGCACCGGCGCCGAGAACGATATCGAGGTCGCCACGAACATCGCGCGCAAGATGGTCAAGGAGTACGGGATGAGCGACCGGCTCGGTCCCGTGGCCCTTGGCCACAAGGAAGAGCTGGTCTTCCTCGGGCGCGAGATCGGCGAGCAGAAGAACTACTCGGAGAAGGTTGCAGAGGCCATCGACGAGGAGATCCGGCGGCTGATCGACCAGGCGTACCTGGAAGCGCAGCGCATCCTCCACGAGAAACGCGAGGTGCTGGACCGTCTCGCCAACGTGCTGGTGCAGGAGGAGACCATCGAGGGGGATCGCCTGGAGCGGGTCTTCATCGGGAGCGATGACCCAGGCTCGCCGGTCAGCACGAACGACGTGCCGCCGGCCCCGCAGGAGCCGCGTCCGGAGTCGGACTTGCCGGCTCCGCAACCCAAGCCGAGGCTGATCCCCGGCACTGCCACCGGCTCCTGA
- the carB gene encoding carbamoyl-phosphate synthase large subunit gives QSLIGWKELEYEVLRDAADTCIVVCNMENIDPMGVHTGDSIVVAPSQTLSDYEYQMLRTAAIKIIRALDIRGGCNVQFALDPRSRQYYVIEVNPRVSRSSALASKATGYPIARVSAKIAIGKRLDEIANAVTKRTTAAFEPALDYLVVKIPRFPFDKFGTGDRALGTQMKATGEVMAIDRSFEGALQKAIRSLEFRGRTFLWEDPSWTGPGGLDRIWPLIETPNDVRLWALMAALRRGVSRDEIQARSGIDPFFVHKLEKLVQMEKRLLSEPLTKPLVWQAKRLGFGDAQIATLADESISQVRARRRAWGLRPVYKMVDTCAAEFEAVTPYFYGSYEQENEAQPLEGQKAAILGSGPIRIGQGIEFDYCSVRAAAALESVGCKSILINSNPETVSTDFDASSRLYFEPLDAESVLDILENESLYAEAKETPVVFQFGGQTAVNLADPLHRAGASLLGGGSQSVDLAEDRRLFEDLVVRLQIPQPPGAAIRAEDEALRIANLVGYPVLVRPSFVLGGWAMEIVHNDIDLKSYLAAAVEISSDRPILIDKYLEGREVEVDAVCDGEDVLIPGIMEHVERAGVHSGDSIAIYPASNLTDEQRADIVEYTRRLGLGLGVRGLFNVQYVIFQERVYVIEANPRSSRTIPFISKVTGVPMVDLATRVLLGKTLREQGWSGGLHPETGLVAVKAPVFSMSKLPQVDTYLGPEMKSTGEVMGVDWDGDLAMAKALIASATMIPKQAPVLLSLADKDKEEALPMIRALAKAGHPLLATEGTARMIKGLGLEVRQITKRLSEGHPNVMDAVEQGWVGAVINTISGRHGPLKDGFQIRRAAVERRIPCFTSLDTARAAVEVATRAGAELHARPLSEYVAGRPGAEQPAEQRVG, from the coding sequence AGCAGTCGCTGATCGGCTGGAAGGAGCTGGAGTACGAGGTGCTCCGCGACGCCGCCGACACCTGCATCGTCGTCTGCAACATGGAGAACATCGACCCGATGGGCGTCCACACGGGCGACTCGATCGTGGTGGCCCCCAGCCAGACGCTCTCCGACTACGAGTACCAGATGCTGCGGACGGCGGCGATCAAGATCATCCGCGCGCTCGACATCCGAGGCGGCTGCAACGTCCAGTTCGCGCTGGACCCGCGGTCGCGCCAGTACTACGTGATCGAGGTCAACCCCCGCGTCAGCCGGTCCTCGGCGCTGGCCTCGAAGGCCACGGGCTACCCCATCGCCCGCGTCTCGGCCAAGATCGCCATCGGCAAGCGGCTGGACGAGATCGCGAACGCCGTCACCAAGCGCACCACGGCCGCCTTCGAGCCGGCCCTGGACTACCTGGTCGTCAAGATCCCGCGCTTCCCGTTCGACAAGTTCGGGACCGGCGACCGGGCGCTCGGCACCCAGATGAAGGCGACCGGCGAGGTGATGGCCATCGACCGCTCGTTTGAGGGTGCGCTCCAGAAGGCGATCCGCTCGCTGGAGTTCCGGGGCCGCACCTTCCTCTGGGAAGACCCGTCCTGGACCGGCCCCGGCGGCCTGGACCGGATCTGGCCGCTCATCGAGACGCCGAACGACGTTCGGCTGTGGGCGCTGATGGCGGCCCTGCGGCGGGGCGTCTCGCGTGACGAGATCCAGGCGCGATCTGGCATCGACCCGTTCTTCGTCCACAAGCTCGAAAAGCTGGTGCAGATGGAGAAGCGGCTGCTGAGCGAGCCGCTGACCAAGCCGCTGGTCTGGCAGGCGAAGCGGCTCGGGTTTGGCGACGCCCAGATCGCCACCCTGGCCGACGAGTCGATCTCGCAGGTGCGGGCGCGGCGGCGGGCCTGGGGTCTCCGACCGGTCTACAAGATGGTGGACACCTGCGCCGCCGAGTTCGAGGCGGTGACGCCGTACTTTTACGGCTCCTACGAGCAGGAGAACGAGGCGCAGCCGCTCGAAGGCCAGAAGGCGGCCATCCTGGGCTCGGGGCCGATCCGCATCGGCCAGGGCATCGAGTTCGACTACTGCTCGGTGCGGGCGGCGGCGGCGCTGGAGTCGGTCGGCTGCAAGAGCATCCTGATCAACAGCAACCCCGAGACCGTCTCCACCGACTTCGACGCCTCGTCGCGGCTTTACTTCGAGCCGCTGGACGCCGAGAGCGTGCTCGACATCCTCGAAAACGAGTCGCTGTACGCCGAGGCGAAGGAGACGCCCGTCGTCTTCCAGTTCGGCGGGCAGACGGCGGTGAACCTGGCCGATCCGCTCCACCGGGCCGGCGCAAGCCTGCTCGGCGGCGGCTCGCAGAGCGTCGACCTGGCCGAGGACCGCCGGCTCTTCGAGGATCTGGTGGTCCGACTGCAGATCCCGCAGCCGCCGGGCGCGGCCATCCGCGCCGAGGACGAGGCGCTGCGGATCGCCAACCTGGTCGGCTACCCGGTCCTGGTGCGGCCCTCGTTCGTGCTGGGCGGCTGGGCGATGGAGATCGTCCACAACGACATCGACCTCAAGAGCTACCTCGCGGCTGCCGTCGAGATCTCGTCGGACCGACCGATCCTGATCGACAAGTACCTGGAGGGGCGCGAGGTCGAGGTCGACGCCGTCTGTGACGGCGAGGACGTGCTGATCCCCGGGATCATGGAGCACGTCGAGCGGGCAGGCGTCCACTCGGGCGACAGCATCGCCATCTACCCGGCCTCGAACCTGACCGACGAGCAGCGGGCGGACATCGTCGAGTACACCCGGCGGCTCGGGCTGGGCCTGGGTGTGCGAGGCCTGTTCAACGTCCAGTACGTCATCTTCCAGGAGAGGGTGTACGTCATCGAGGCGAACCCGCGCTCCAGCCGCACCATCCCGTTCATCAGCAAGGTGACGGGCGTGCCGATGGTCGATCTGGCAACGCGGGTACTGCTGGGCAAGACCCTGCGCGAGCAGGGCTGGTCTGGCGGGCTGCATCCCGAGACCGGGCTGGTGGCGGTCAAGGCGCCGGTCTTCTCGATGTCGAAGCTGCCCCAGGTGGACACCTACCTCGGCCCCGAGATGAAGTCGACCGGCGAGGTGATGGGCGTCGACTGGGACGGCGACCTCGCCATGGCGAAGGCGCTGATCGCCTCGGCCACGATGATCCCGAAGCAGGCCCCGGTCCTCCTCTCGCTGGCCGACAAGGACAAGGAGGAGGCCCTGCCGATGATCCGGGCGCTGGCGAAGGCCGGCCACCCGCTGCTGGCGACCGAGGGCACGGCTCGGATGATCAAGGGGCTGGGGCTGGAGGTCCGCCAGATCACCAAGCGGCTCAGCGAGGGGCATCCGAACGTGATGGACGCCGTCGAGCAGGGGTGGGTCGGCGCGGTCATCAACACCATCAGCGGCCGGCACGGCCCGCTCAAGGACGGCTTCCAGATTCGGCGAGCGGCCGTCGAGCGGCGGATCCCCTGCTTCACCTCGCTGGACACGGCCCGGGCGGCCGTCGAGGTGGCGACGCGGGCGGGGGCCGAGCTGCACGCTCGGCCACTGTCGGAGTACGTGGCCGGTCGGCCGGGCGCTGAGCAGCCCGCCGAGCAGCGGGTTGGCTGA
- the tilS gene encoding tRNA lysidine(34) synthetase TilS, whose amino-acid sequence MSAVDTKATSNPDPPVVARVRTSVRQALDRLKLSKTRRLVVAVSGGVDSLCLLDALVAALPDAHRRLRVVHVDHSLRPTSHEDAEYVRSVADGYRLGAMMLTVDVPALAQAEGRGIEEAARLGRYRAIRDAIAAQAGWPADVATGHTRDDVVETVLLHLLRGSGPSGLGGIQDREMLDPAALGEVSSDAPGRTLCLVRPLTEVDRAETVAYCEARGIRYLTDETNSNPAYLRNRVRSHLLPVLRTYNPAIGRGLSRLAITMRDEERWLDDLVARTWRRIARPDPDDPSVHTVSRDTWGRQHPALQRRLVRHFAVQAGFWEIGFEAVERALLVGDDWGPPRAELGAGLVVRRHGNDLRFVAPTATSNRPDDLVEGPR is encoded by the coding sequence ATGAGTGCCGTAGACACGAAGGCGACGAGCAACCCCGATCCGCCCGTCGTGGCGCGGGTCCGGACGTCCGTACGGCAGGCCCTGGACCGACTCAAGCTCTCGAAGACACGGCGGCTGGTTGTCGCGGTCTCCGGTGGCGTGGACTCGCTGTGCCTGTTGGATGCGCTCGTCGCGGCGCTGCCAGATGCCCACCGTCGTCTCAGGGTGGTGCACGTCGATCATTCGTTGCGGCCGACATCCCACGAGGACGCCGAGTACGTGCGATCCGTCGCCGATGGCTACAGACTGGGCGCGATGATGCTGACGGTTGATGTGCCGGCGTTAGCCCAGGCCGAAGGACGCGGCATCGAGGAAGCTGCCCGGCTGGGCCGCTACCGCGCGATCCGCGACGCCATCGCCGCCCAAGCAGGCTGGCCAGCCGACGTCGCGACCGGCCACACTCGCGACGATGTGGTTGAGACGGTACTGCTCCACCTGCTTCGAGGGAGTGGTCCGTCTGGGTTGGGGGGTATCCAGGATCGCGAGATGCTCGATCCCGCAGCCCTTGGTGAGGTGTCGTCGGATGCACCTGGGCGAACCTTGTGCCTCGTACGACCGCTGACTGAAGTCGACCGAGCCGAGACCGTTGCCTACTGTGAGGCGCGTGGCATCCGCTACCTGACCGACGAGACCAACTCCAACCCGGCGTACCTTCGGAACCGCGTGCGCAGCCACCTCCTGCCGGTCCTGCGCACCTACAATCCCGCTATCGGTCGGGGGCTGAGTCGTCTGGCCATCACCATGCGCGACGAGGAGCGATGGCTTGACGATCTGGTAGCGCGGACCTGGCGACGCATCGCACGCCCCGACCCAGACGATCCGTCCGTGCACACGGTGTCGCGCGACACCTGGGGACGGCAACATCCTGCCCTGCAACGCCGGCTGGTACGGCACTTCGCGGTGCAGGCAGGGTTCTGGGAAATCGGGTTTGAGGCTGTCGAGCGTGCCCTGCTGGTAGGCGACGATTGGGGGCCGCCACGCGCCGAGCTTGGGGCCGGGCTGGTCGTCCGACGGCACGGCAACGATCTGCGCTTCGTGGCTCCGACCGCGACTTCCAATCGACCTGACGATCTGGTGGAGGGACCACGATGA
- a CDS encoding dihydroorotate dehydrogenase, which yields MHGLELPNPVLVASGTFGWGTEYQPLVDIQRLGAICSKGITVRPRDGNPTPRIAETPAGMLNAIGLQNVGLRAVVQEKAPIWARWHVPVIANISGESVAEYEQLAGTLDGVPGIAGLEVNISCPNVTDGGRLFADTPKSAATVTRACRAVSSLPLMVKLSPNVGNIVEIAQAVEEAGADCLSVANTLLGMVIDVKARKPYLANRTGGLSGPAVRPVIVRMVYQIASIVTIPVVGVGGVTCLEDALQYLLAGASAVQVGTANFVNPRTATEIIDGLEDYLTQQGIRDIAEIVGAARPPAARPAVSTTA from the coding sequence ATGCATGGCCTGGAGCTGCCGAACCCGGTCCTGGTGGCGTCCGGCACCTTCGGCTGGGGCACTGAGTACCAGCCGCTGGTGGATATCCAGCGGCTCGGCGCGATCTGCTCCAAGGGGATCACGGTCCGCCCGCGCGACGGCAACCCGACGCCCCGCATCGCGGAGACGCCGGCTGGCATGCTGAACGCCATCGGGTTGCAGAACGTCGGGCTGCGGGCGGTGGTTCAGGAGAAGGCCCCGATCTGGGCGCGCTGGCACGTACCGGTCATCGCCAACATCTCCGGCGAGTCCGTGGCCGAGTACGAGCAGCTTGCGGGCACGCTGGACGGCGTGCCGGGCATCGCCGGGCTGGAGGTCAACATCTCCTGCCCGAACGTGACCGACGGCGGCCGCCTCTTCGCGGACACCCCGAAGTCGGCGGCGACGGTCACGCGGGCCTGCCGGGCGGTCAGCAGCCTGCCGCTGATGGTCAAGCTCTCCCCGAACGTCGGGAACATCGTCGAGATCGCGCAGGCGGTCGAGGAGGCCGGGGCGGACTGCCTGTCGGTCGCCAACACGCTGCTCGGGATGGTCATCGACGTGAAGGCCAGAAAGCCGTATCTCGCCAACCGGACGGGTGGGCTCAGCGGCCCGGCTGTCCGACCGGTCATCGTACGGATGGTCTACCAGATCGCCAGTATCGTGACGATCCCGGTGGTCGGCGTCGGTGGCGTGACCTGCCTGGAAGATGCGCTCCAGTATCTCCTGGCCGGCGCATCGGCGGTGCAGGTCGGCACGGCGAACTTCGTGAACCCGCGCACGGCGACGGAGATCATCGACGGGCTTGAGGACTACCTGACGCAGCAGGGCATCAGGGACATTGCGGAGATCGTCGGGGCGGCCCGTCCTCCCGCCGCCCGGCCGGCCGTTTCCACGACTGCGTAG
- the hpt gene encoding hypoxanthine phosphoribosyltransferase, whose protein sequence is MTETSLEWHPDQDMAEILISEADLNARIAELGAQITADYDGKRLLLLGVLKGAVVFLVDLARQIQLSLEIDFMAVSSYGASTKSSGIVRILKDLEESVEGQHILVVEDIIDSGLTLDYLLRSLEARGPASIRVCGLLVKDRPRDLSAPVEYVGFTIPDRFVVGYGLDFAEKYRNLPYIGVLRPELYAGPAEPAPTAVDS, encoded by the coding sequence ATGACCGAGACATCGCTGGAGTGGCATCCAGACCAGGACATGGCCGAGATCCTGATCTCTGAGGCAGACCTGAACGCTCGGATCGCCGAGCTTGGGGCGCAGATCACCGCCGACTACGACGGCAAGCGGCTGCTCCTGCTCGGCGTGCTCAAGGGCGCGGTGGTCTTCCTGGTCGACCTCGCCCGGCAGATCCAGCTCTCACTGGAGATCGACTTCATGGCCGTCTCCAGCTACGGGGCCAGCACGAAGTCGAGCGGCATCGTGCGGATCCTGAAAGACCTGGAAGAGTCGGTCGAAGGGCAGCACATCCTGGTGGTCGAGGACATCATCGACAGCGGCCTGACGCTGGACTACCTGCTGCGCTCGCTGGAGGCGCGCGGGCCCGCCAGCATCAGGGTCTGCGGCCTGCTGGTGAAGGATCGTCCGCGCGACCTGTCGGCCCCGGTCGAGTACGTCGGGTTCACGATCCCAGACCGATTTGTGGTCGGGTATGGGCTCGATTTCGCCGAGAAGTACCGCAACCTGCCGTACATCGGCGTGCTCCGCCCGGAGCTGTACGCCGGGCCGGCCGAGCCCGCCCCGACAGCGGTCGATTCGTGA
- a CDS encoding dihydroorotate dehydrogenase electron transfer subunit → MDLHRATVTANEQIMPETHVLDLASPGLAKAARPGQFVHIRCGPGWDPILRRPMSIFKIRPDGISVMVRAVGEGSTIIASSPLDSELDVLGPLGKPFTLDPSARRLAMIGGGYGVAPLVALAVEALGKGCEVVLMVGAATADYVFPADELPTDVEYAIATDDGTLGHKGFVTELLPRYLDWCDAVFACGPTPMLEAVARITRPARYGVAGAMRSEKPVQLSMEQHMGCAMGVCLGCVVMTRKGYQRVCRDGPVFPADTLVWEGSRA, encoded by the coding sequence ATGGATCTTCACCGCGCGACGGTCACGGCCAACGAGCAGATCATGCCGGAGACCCATGTCCTCGATCTGGCGAGCCCGGGGCTGGCGAAAGCGGCCCGCCCTGGGCAGTTTGTCCATATCCGCTGCGGCCCGGGTTGGGATCCGATCCTGCGCCGGCCGATGAGCATCTTCAAGATCCGGCCGGACGGCATCTCGGTGATGGTCCGAGCCGTCGGCGAGGGCAGCACGATCATCGCCAGCAGCCCGCTCGATTCGGAGCTGGATGTCCTCGGGCCGCTCGGGAAGCCGTTCACGCTCGACCCGAGCGCTCGGCGGCTGGCGATGATTGGCGGCGGCTACGGCGTCGCGCCGCTGGTCGCGCTGGCCGTCGAGGCGCTCGGCAAGGGCTGTGAGGTCGTGCTGATGGTGGGGGCGGCCACGGCGGACTACGTCTTCCCGGCCGACGAATTGCCGACCGACGTAGAGTACGCCATCGCCACCGACGATGGCACCCTCGGGCACAAAGGGTTCGTGACGGAGCTGCTGCCGCGCTACCTGGACTGGTGCGACGCCGTGTTCGCCTGCGGCCCGACGCCGATGCTCGAAGCCGTGGCCCGGATCACCCGCCCGGCGAGGTACGGCGTGGCCGGGGCGATGCGCTCCGAGAAGCCGGTCCAGCTCTCGATGGAACAGCACATGGGCTGCGCGATGGGCGTCTGCCTGGGCTGTGTGGTGATGACCCGCAAGGGGTATCAGCGGGTCTGCCGGGACGGCCCGGTCTTCCCCGCCGACACGCTGGTCTGGGAGGGCAGCCGTGCCTGA
- a CDS encoding PD40 domain-containing protein — protein MRVSRLTSPRLLLIAVALSVSALSGCGSLTLPMASAAQPPAAVAAPNPASIPPAAQQAIPAQQAETLAGRILFVRDGNLWIWERGNSHQFSTGGTWSQPQFSPDGSEVAYVYWSNNFSDLFIMASDGTNSRRLTRSQSAVLADNSWAMRPTWSPDGSRLAYVSDQNSNFNQVWITTKDGNTRRQLTSEALGLLWADSISWEPSGAHLAITAAPDNRAPSQIYLLDVTKGTYEKFSSQINGAFDASFSPDGTMLAYMGRPGTQPTLTVQTLEGTTQATFDKLPFMRSPVWSPDGKTVAFMSSQGGVFEIWTLTVTKTADGVTLTEPRQLTRDAAIDPMSGLSWAR, from the coding sequence ATGCGCGTCTCTCGTCTGACATCGCCGCGCCTGCTGCTCATCGCCGTCGCCCTGTCCGTCAGCGCGCTCAGTGGGTGCGGCTCGCTGACCCTGCCGATGGCGAGTGCCGCGCAGCCGCCGGCCGCTGTCGCTGCGCCGAATCCGGCCAGCATCCCGCCGGCGGCGCAGCAGGCGATCCCCGCGCAGCAGGCGGAGACGCTGGCGGGCAGGATCCTGTTCGTGCGGGACGGCAACCTGTGGATCTGGGAGCGCGGGAACAGCCACCAGTTCTCCACAGGCGGCACCTGGAGCCAGCCGCAGTTCTCGCCTGACGGCTCCGAGGTCGCCTACGTCTACTGGTCGAACAACTTTTCCGACCTGTTCATCATGGCGTCAGACGGCACCAACTCGCGTCGCCTGACGCGCAGCCAGTCTGCCGTGCTCGCGGATAACAGCTGGGCGATGCGCCCAACGTGGTCGCCAGACGGTTCCCGGCTGGCCTACGTCAGCGACCAGAACTCGAACTTCAACCAGGTCTGGATCACGACCAAGGATGGCAACACCCGCCGCCAGTTGACCAGCGAGGCGCTGGGCCTCCTCTGGGCCGACTCGATCTCCTGGGAGCCGAGCGGCGCGCACCTGGCGATCACCGCCGCGCCGGACAACCGCGCCCCGAGCCAGATCTACCTGCTCGACGTCACGAAGGGCACCTACGAGAAGTTCTCCTCGCAGATCAACGGCGCGTTCGACGCCTCGTTCTCGCCGGACGGCACGATGCTGGCGTACATGGGGCGGCCCGGCACGCAGCCGACGCTGACTGTGCAGACGCTTGAGGGGACGACCCAGGCGACCTTCGACAAGCTGCCGTTCATGCGGTCGCCGGTCTGGTCGCCAGATGGCAAGACGGTGGCGTTCATGTCGAGCCAGGGCGGCGTCTTCGAGATCTGGACGCTGACCGTCACGAAGACGGCTGACGGCGTCACGCTGACCGAGCCGCGCCAGCTCACCCGCGATGCCGCCATCGATCCGATGTCGGGCCTCTCCTGGGCGCGATGA
- a CDS encoding septum formation initiator family protein: MTNLFRYTRTGPRLIALFLLPVVVYGFYSIGDRWYQNYVLTHQEEMIRADVRRLREENLRLQKELNEARSDAGIERVAREQLGLVKPGDTAVQIVLPQGAAAAAVQPAVRAPEPAQTMTPPEKPAWLRFLDGLFGR; this comes from the coding sequence GTGACTAACCTGTTCCGCTACACGCGCACTGGCCCACGCCTGATCGCCCTGTTCCTGCTGCCGGTGGTGGTGTATGGCTTCTACTCGATTGGCGACCGTTGGTATCAGAACTACGTGCTGACCCACCAGGAGGAGATGATCCGCGCCGACGTGCGCCGCCTGCGTGAGGAGAACCTCCGTCTGCAGAAGGAGCTGAACGAGGCTCGCTCTGATGCTGGCATCGAGCGGGTGGCGCGCGAGCAGCTTGGATTGGTCAAGCCCGGGGATACGGCGGTGCAGATCGTGCTGCCGCAGGGGGCCGCGGCGGCAGCGGTCCAGCCGGCGGTTCGCGCACCCGAGCCGGCCCAGACGATGACGCCGCCCGAGAAGCCGGCGTGGCTCCGCTTCCTCGATGGCCTCTTCGGCCGGTAG